Within the Photobacterium swingsii genome, the region TAAAGTGTTTCTTTGCTCAGTGGCATTCATGGTTTGCCAATTAAAGCGCTCATCCCTGCTGCGCATACAACCTCGACAATAACCACCGTCATTCACTTGGCATATACCAACGCACGGGCTTGGGATAGAGAAAAACTCTAATTGTTCCACCATCACCTCCCCCATTAATTTCTATGCTATTTTATTGAATATAGTCAATAATTGCGCATTTGGCTGCCTATAAGTTCATACTATTCGTAATAAAATTAAGGCTAATTTTGCCTATTTACTTGATGATGTTCACATTTTGGTATAGCGTTGGATGAGGAACTATAAAATATAGATGCATAGCTATG harbors:
- a CDS encoding DUF1289 domain-containing protein, which encodes MVEQLEFFSIPSPCVGICQVNDGGYCRGCMRSRDERFNWQTMNATEQRNTLRLCRQRYIRMIRAQKVQQAKLEETEENPQQGLF